The stretch of DNA ccagaggtatttttgtctctgaaatgctaggattaaaggcgtgtgctaccactgcctatcttaatgtttaatattgtggctgtcccgttctctgaccccagataaatttattttggggagcacacaatattttagggaacacaataccacaaccaTTTACATTTAAGGTGGGTATATTACTCAGAGAAGCCTCTCTGAAAACAACTTCACAGGTACAATGAGAGGTCTATATCTTATGTAATTCTAAATTATCTTATGAAGTAGGCAGTCAAGATTTTCTCTTACAACAATACCTTTTAGATTCCCAtgaattcttattttgtttaCAGAGGCAAATATACACTTACTTAATTATTAATCAATAAAATTAGTAAAGTacttataataaaaatgtgtacaatttATGTGTATACCTATGTGTTAACTATGGAATATGAATATTCTTTTCATTCCTATCCATTACCACTTTTTGTATCTCCTCCCCTAAGAGTAGGCACCCTATCCAAGTTCCTATACACATAGATGGTCCATGTGCAGAATATACTGAGTCAACAAAGAACATGCTCAGGCCATCTCCTACTGAATATTCAATCTGAGAGTAGTAATATCTGTCTGGCCTTCCATACCTAATTCTGCTTCACAATGGTGACAGACCCAAACAAACCCACACTGAAAATCCCTGTAAACAGATTGTGTTCAATCCAAGCTTGCCCTGTTGGTGTTGGAAAAGACTGAAAAGGCCAGTGTTCTGCATTTAGCTTCTTTGCAGCATCAACCTGATATGTATCCAAGAACTTCTCCAGGGAATAATGCCTGCTACTGAACACCACACAGAGGGACTATATAAGTAGGTGACACTGTGAATTCTTTTCTCCAATATGTGTGGAATACTAGAAACAGAATTTGCTTAATGTCAGGTTTGAAAAGGGAGAATAACCAAaggcatattttaaaaacaaagaaacaggcaATAACACCTTCTCACTCAGGATGCAGTGAGAAATGCAATAAgaacaaaaattgaaaatgtgCTTGACTATTTTAGAAGAAAagcaatatatttcaaaattttctcCAGAAAAATACAGATATTGTCAAGGCAAATGTTCTATGGTTATATATCACCTGGAGAAACACTGACATTGATTTGTATGCAGTTGATGGGAGATTTAATGTCTACTTTGTATAACATTATAAGAAGATGACAGCTAGcaacaattaattttaaatgcttgaCATTTTAGAGCAAAGTAAGTAATAAGTGTTAAATATTGAAGTGTCAAGTTTATCTCAATTTATCATCATATgtttataattttgaaatatcaaaTTATCTCATTTATTCTACTTCATTTCTACCTATcaatacatttatatttctatatttatctatGATACACACTACTAAAACTATACACCCtaaataagaatttattttatgacATAAAAAAGCAAATTGTTTTCATATAGTCAAAGTAATTATTCAAATGTGATATATTTAGAGTTCtaacaaaagaaagcagaaagaaaacagagaacatAGGTTTAGATAGTATGCCACCTGGACATTTTAGAAAATTGCAATAATATAAAGATAAAACTTTATTCTTCTTAGGAATACACATATCTTGGCTTATCCCAGAAAACAAAGTCCATAGCAATTGACACATCAGAGAAGACACATTGCTGTACTAATGTGCTTCCTCAAGGCTACCTTCATGTCTCTATTCCTCAAGCTATATATAAAGGGATTCAACATTTGAGGGACCAATGTGCACATCACATAAGCCAGTGCAGTATTTGTGACTGAACTGGTTAATGAAGAGCTGATATAAACACCCAGTGCTGTACCATAGAACAAGGAAACCACTGCCATGTGAGCAccacaggtggagaaggctttATACCTTCCTTTCATGGAGGATATtctcaaaacagaagaaacaatttCAATATAAGAGAAAATTATTCCGGAGACTGGAATGCCATTAAGTATGATTGTTGCAAGATATATCAGAACATAATTGATTAGGGTGTCAGAACAGGCTAGCTTGATGACTTGGGCTAGTTCACAGAAAAATAGAGGGATATCTAGGTCTGTGCAAAAGGACAACCGTAACACCATCAGACCAAGCAGTCCAGTGTTCACAAGGCTAATGATCAGAGAAAGTAGAACCAGCAGGCCACAGGTTTGGGAATCCATGATTGTTGTGCAGGTCAAGAGATGACATATAGCTACATAGCGGTCATATGACATTGCTGAAAGAAGATAACTTTCCAAACTACAAAACAGCAAGATAAAACAGATTTGAGTGAGACAGCCTGTGCATGTGATGCTCTGATCCTGTGTCTGAATGTTCACCATCATCTTTGGAATGATAGTTGTGCTTAAGCAGATGTCATTAAAGGACAGATTGGAGAGGAAAATACACATGGGTGTTTGGAGATGGGAATCAGAGCTGACAGTCAGGATGATAAGCACATTTCCTAAGATGGTAATCAGGTACATGGAAGTAAACAGGCTGAAGACGAGGGGTTGCAGTGCGAGATCATCTGTTATTCCCATAAGAAAGAATTCTGAAACACCTGTTTGGTTTTTAGATTCCATTTTGAAGGTGAATCTGCTGGAAATatgggaagaaataaaaagcagcaCATATGAGCATGTTAGAAACACAGGTCCATTCTCCAAATGTATTCCTTATAAACTATTAATATTAGGGTTTTAAGTCTGTGATTTAAAACATCTTCCAgatggttatatatatatatatatatatatatatatatatatatataaataattttgagaaaattGACATTCATAGAAAAACTCTTTTCATGGAAAATTTAAAGACTGATGAATTTTGCAATATTTTCTTTTGCTAGTCTCTCCTTGTATCATGCCCTAATATTTCTTTTCacattctttcttaatttttataaactaACTCAATTTGGTGCATTGCTCTAAGCACTAGGATTAAACAACATACAATACATATAACTTTTGCATTACAAATACCCAATGGTGTCTACTATCAAAAAACGAAGAGTACAAAGTGATGTAATTTTTCTCCTAAATTGGGTAACTTCTCAGACATAACAATGATATGTCAAATTATTCTTTCACGTGTTCACTTCATTTACCGTATAATGCATTTAGAAGATCTAAGATTTCCTTGTTATTATGAAGCAAACAGACATTGATTGAAAGAGCCTGGGtcaggcagagttccaggagtccaatcgacaaGAGAGATGAGAGATTATGTGAGCAAGagatcgagaccatgattggaaaaagtacagagacaactagccaaactattggaaacacatgaactccacaggaccaatagctgagaagccccatagaactggactaggccctcaggataagtgagacagttgtttagcttgaactgtttaggagggtCCCAAgtcagtgagaccaggacctgtccttagagcatgagccacctttttggaacctagtgcctatgctgagacactttgctcagccttagtgcagggaggaggggattggacctgcctcactgaatataccaggctctactgactccccaggggagacctagccttggaggaggtgggaatggggttgAGTTGtgaaggaaggctgggggatggaagaaggaaggacaggggaatctgtggctgatattaatgaaatgatcatgtgttgtttttcattttcttttatgttgtttatatgatgtattacattgacagatttttgtatattgaacctttcttgcatctctgggatgaagccttactttatcatggtggacaacttctttcatatattcttggatttctttttcatttttttttttttagtttataaagAAATCTTGGTagtttcattaaaagaaaatatttgatcataaaaatgttaaaacatcactaagtaatataaaaatttaccaaatagtcacagaaaaaaaatctatgtgcaTAATATAACATGATGGTACTATCCACCAACTTATATGATACAGAGGTCTTTCATACTGAATGCATTGATAAAGTCTCTTGTTTTGATAGGTACACAATTGACTATTACTTTtgcacaaattaaaaacaaattgctCACACTCATCTCAGCTTAACAAAAATCTTAATGATTTTATTCTCAAGAAAAACTTAAAAGTCAATCACAAGGGCTATGTAAAAAATTGTTCTATGCTTGTAAAACTGAAAATTTAGATGAGAGTGATTCAGAGACCAACACTAAGACTTTGTATTATGAAAAGACTATGAAGTTCCATGACAGGGGGTTTTCTGCATGCTAATGTAAATGTTTTATTATGTGACTATTGTACAGGTTATTCTAGTATATTTATATGATAAAACCTCAGGGACATTTACATCTATGAAATCTTTATAACTTACCTCCTCCTAAAATAAACTTGTAAAATCTCCCAAAATccttataataaatataaatgtgttgATAATACCATACCAAGGTGAATTGTCAGACATTTGCAGTATCCCTTTTGATACAAGATGTTTTCTATTGTTGAACACGAACAGTTtctgctctttttaaaaacattgagcTGAGTAGTCAAACTACTATATTTTGTTCTCCAATTTCAATGCCaacattttattaagtatttttgcatcaatgttcatgagagagattggtccgttgtggtggtattgtgttccccaagatattgtgcaccctaatagatttatctggggtcagagaacagacagccactagatacagagccaaaaatggtggctagaaaataggtaagagcaagccatagcagcaactgggtggtggtggtgcagacctttaatccgagcacttggaaggcagagctaggtggatctttgtgtgttcaaggatacaacaaGCATAGAGACTctggtctttaatcccagaaagcaagcctttaatcccagggagtgaccgcagaaagagaaagatatataagatgtgaagaccagaaactagaagcatttcgCTGAtcaagcatttggctggttaagcttttaggctttgagcagcacagctcagctgagattcatttggatgaggactcagaagcttacagtctgaggaaacaagaccagctgaggaactggtgaggtgaggaagctgtggcttgttctgtgtctctgatcttccagcatttaccccaataactggcctcaggtttgattttattaataagaccatttaagattcctgctacagtctgtacttctctttgttgcatctttgtgtgatttgggaatcagagtaactgtagcctcataaaaagcaTTTGGTTATGTTCCTTCcatttctattatgtggaacaatttgaagagtattggtattagctcctCTGTGAAAATTTAATAGTATTTttcattgaaaccatctggtcctgggcttttttttttttttttttttttttgttagaagacttttaatgactgtttctatttccttaggggttattgatctatttaaattgtttattttgtcttgacttatctttggtatgtggtacctacccagaaaattgttcattccttttagatttctcaattttatggagtacagtATCACCTGaagattctctgggtttcctcattgtctattgttatgtccccttttcatttctggttttgttaattggatgccttctctctgccttttgtttagtttggataagggcttgtctattttgttgattttctcaaagaaccaactctttgtttcatttattctttgtattgttctatttattcttattttattaaattcagctatcaatttgattatttcctagcatctgttcctcctggatgactttacttcttcttgttctagaacattcaggtgtgctgttaagtcactagtatgagatttcttcatcttctttatgtTGGGCATTTTGAGCTATGAATTttactcttagcactgctttcatagtgttccattaATTTGGGTatatagtacattcattttccttgttctctatgaagtctttaattcctttctttatttcttccttgacccattggtgattcagttgagcactattcagtttccatgaggttgtaggatttctgtaatttttattgttgttgaaatctaactttaagtcatggtggtccgatagaatacaggaagttattccaattgttttgtatctgttgagatttgctttgtgaccaagtatgtggtcaattttagagaaggttctatggagTGCTGAGAAAAACATTCCAGGGTAGAATGTTCTgcagatatctattaagtccatttgagtcacaacATCTGTTAggtttcttatttctctgttaaattttgatctggcagatctgtctaatggtgagagtggagtgttgaagtcgcCCATTATTAACATGTGGagttttatttgtgatttaagctttagtaatgtttcttttacatatgaggGTGCCCTTTTATTTAGGGCATAAATGTTTGGAattaaaacttcatcttggtggattgttcctgtgatgagtatgtaatgtccttcccaacctcttttgattgattttagtttcaagtctattttgttagatagtaGGAAAGGtaaaccagcttgcttcttaagtccattttattggaatgtcttttcccaggcttttacCCTGAGATAGGGCCTGTCTTTGAggatgaggtgtgtttcttagatgcagcagaaggatgaatcttgatttcatatccattctcttagcctgtgtctttttataggtgaattgaatCCATCGATATTAAGAGATCTAAATGACCAGGgattaatttctgttattttgggTTCTTTGTTGTTATTAGTGCTGTGTGTTTGCCTTCTTTAGCATTTGCTGGTATGAGCCTATCGATTTCCCATATTTTGTGAGTACAGCTAATTTCTTTggtttggaatttttcttctattactTTCTGTAGTGCTCgatttgtggataagtaatgTTTAAATCTGATTATGTTGAGGAATAtcatgttttctctgtctatgttgattgaaagttttgctggagaTAGCAGTTTtgctgggctggcatccatggtttcttagtgtctgcaaaatatctgtccaggaccttctggctttcagagtttccattgataAGTCAGATATAATTCTGctagatctgcctttatatgttacttgacctttttcatttgcagctcttaatattctttctttattttgtatgtttagtgttttgattattatgtggtaaggggaaatttttttggtccagtctatttggtgttctgtatgcttcttgaaCCTtcataggtttttcttttttttatttttttttttcttttggtttgaaaAGTTTACTATgaatttgttgaatatattttctatgactTTGAGGTGCAGTTCTTCTTCttatatccctattattcttagttttggtctttacatggtgtttcagatttcctggatgttttatgttaagaatttgttggattaacattttctttgactgatgaatctatttcctctatagtATCTTTAATGCCTgacattctctcttccatctcctatatttgttagttatgcttgcatctatagttcctgtttatttacctagatgttccatttccagcattcacttggtttatttttctttattgactctatttcaattttcaagtcctgaactgttttcttcacctgtttgattgtttttttcttgaattcctttaaaagatttattgatttattccaGTTTGTTATTTATCAatccctccatttctttaagtgaatttttcatttcttctttaaggggctctatcatcttcataatatcagttttaaggttattttcttctgcttcatctgcatgggaatgttcaggtcttgctgctgTTGAACCACTagtttctggtggtgccatatttctctttatgttgttgaatatattcttgcactggcatctacccatctcatCCTCCAATTGGTACAGGTGGGGCCTGAAACTGTGGTGGCTGCTGATGTAGGTGGGGATGGTTGGCATAGGGAGGATGCTGCTGTCTGGTCTCTAGAGcttctcaacctttttttttttttactagaagttttagaaatttttttgttAGCCAACCAAGTTCAATATTATTGAGAAACTAGCTTCTCTTATGTTCATATCTTTTATAGGATATAGCTACAAAAATATCAGTAAAATTCAANNNNNNNNNNNNNNNNNNNNNNNNNtaaaaaacaggatagctaaaacaaccctgTACAACAAAACCACCTGTCAGAGGAATCACCactcctgacctcaagctctactatgagctatagtaataaaaaacccAACACGTGGAtgaatggaatcgaattgaagacctagACATTAACCCACACTCCTATGGACAGctgctttttgacaaagaagccaaaactgtacagagtAATAACAAAAGCATCTTTAACATATGGTGCAGGCATAGCTggacatcaacatgtagaagattgcaaatagatccatatctatcaccattcataaagctcaagtccaagtggatcaaatacctcaacataaatccagtatcattgaacctgatagaagagaaagtacaaaGAAAGTATGAAGTTGCCTTGAATGCATCTGCACAGGAGatctcttcctaaatataacaccagtagcacagacactgagaacaacaattaatacatgggacctcctgaaacaaagaaccttctgtaaggcaaaggacacagtaaataagaccaaacaacatcctatagaatgggaaaaaatcttcatcaaccccacatccaacagagagctgatctccaaaatatataaagaattaatgaaactagacttcaaaacaaacccatttaaaaatggaatacagagttaaacagacaattctcaatagaagaatctcaaatggctgaaagacatttaaggaattgcttaacatccttagtaatcagggaaatggaaagcaaaatgactctgaggtatcatcttacatctgtcagaatggctacgatcaaaaacactgaagacagcttatgttggagaggatgtggagcaagaggaacacttctTCACTGTCAGTAAGAGTACaaatgtacagccactttggaaatcagtatggtggtttctcagaaaattgggaatcaatcttcctcaagacctagctgtatcacacttgggcatatacccaaggaatgctcaataatactGTAAgaacatatgctcaactatgttcatagctaCATTATTCATACTAGCcagaacctaaaaaaaaaaaaaaactagagtcccttcaactgaagaatggaaaaagaaaatgtaacacatatacacaatagagtactaatcagcagtaaaaatcaatgacatcatgaaatttccaggcaaatgaatggaactagaaaatatcctgagtgaggtaatccagaatcagaaagacaaacataagaCAAACTCACTCataaatagatgtaaaacaaaggataatctGACTATAATTCAGAGCTCCAGAGaatctaggtaacaaggaggatcctaagagggaaaCATGAATTGCCATGGAAAGGGGAACTAGATGAGATCTCCTAAATAAACTAGGGGTGAGGAGGGttaatggagggcaggggatggggcATGAGATCATAAGGGAAttggatggtcaagctggaacaaggacaTAGTAGGAGAGCAAAGATAGAGATACTATGATAGAAGGTGAAACCATGGGGATAAGGGGAAACTTGGAGTGAGGGACATTCCCAAGAAGCCATagggatgactccagcttagactaccaGTAGTGGTAGAGGGGGTgtctgagctggcttaccccagtgatcagattggtgaatgccttaactgtcatcatagagcctttatccattaactgatggaagcagagatccagagccaatTACCAGGCTGAGCATCAGCAATTCGGTTGAATAGAGATTAGAGGGATTCTAttagcaaggggcatcaagaccatgatggggaaacttccAGATATATctaaaccaagctagtgggaattcatgaccTTTGGACTGACAACTATAAAGCCTGCATTGATCTGGACTGTGCCCTCCACATGgctgagacagttgtatagcttggtctgtttgagggccccTGACAGTAGGAAGATGATCTATCCCCAGTGCATgaactggcattttggagcccatttcctgtcctggagcaccatgcccagctttgatgcaggaggaggggcttggacctgcctcagctgaatgttctgggctttgttgactccccattggaggctATACCTTTTCTGAGGAGGGAATAGGGAGGGCTGTGTGTGAAGGCTAGGGGTTTATGGGAGGAGGGTTGagtggggatctgtggttagtatgtagaatgaataaaatatttttgataaaaagaaattaaaaaataatatccaGGATAATATATCTCCACATATTGTCAGCAGCATTACCTTATCAGGCCTTGAGTATTTTCACATAGccaaagaataagaaacaaaCTTTAAAACAGCATTTGTGAAAATGATAGagttccttaaagaggaaatgaataaataccttaaagaaatctataaaaacagaaacaatagaaggaaatgaataaaactatttaAGATCTGAAagtagaaatcaataaagaaaacacaaactgaggaaaatctgaaaatgagaaatttaggaaccacagaggcaagcttccaccaacagaatagaagagatggaagagacagaaatgcaaatcaaaattactccgAAATTGCattttacatctgtcagaatagctaagattaaaacaaacaaacaaacaaaaacaactaatgGCAGCTTATGGAACAAGGGTAACActcctccactggtggtgggagtgcacatttgtacagccactttgaaaccAATATGgcgtttctcagaaaattggtaatcaatctacctcaataccCAGCAATACTGCTCTTGTACACATATCAAAAGGAAGCTCAATCACATCACAAGGATACTAGTTCAATAATattcatagcagttttattagtaatagccagaacttggaaacaatctAGGTCCCCTTCCACCAAAGAATGGACaaggaaaatgtagtacatttacacaatggattattaatcagctgttaaaaacaatgacatcatgaaacttgaAGGCAGTTGGAAGGAATTAGGGAAATTTTTTCTCAGTGTGGTAACTgcgacccagaaagacaaaca from Onychomys torridus chromosome 7, mOncTor1.1, whole genome shotgun sequence encodes:
- the LOC118587732 gene encoding olfactory receptor 7G2-like, whose product is MESKNQTGVSEFFLMGITDDLALQPLVFSLFTSMYLITILGNVLIILTVSSDSHLQTPMCIFLSNLSFNDICLSTTIIPKMMVNIQTQDQSITCTGCLTQICFILLFCSLESYLLSAMSYDRYVAICHLLTCTTIMDSQTCGLLVLLSLIISLVNTGLLGLMVLRLSFCTDLDIPLFFCELAQVIKLACSDTLINYVLIYLATIILNGIPVSGIIFSYIEIVSSVLRISSMKGRYKAFSTCGAHMAVVSLFYGTALGVYISSSLTSSVTNTALAYVMCTLVPQMLNPFIYSLRNRDMKVALRKHISTAMCLL